Part of the Photobacterium sp. DA100 genome is shown below.
TTAATGTCGCATTTTGGTAATAATGGCCACGATCTTTTTGAGTATTGGTAACTAAACCTGCACCTTCTATGTTGTCATGGTATTCAAAAGAAGTACCTTTGGCATAGAATGCAGAAACAAGCCATGGCTTACCGCCCCACTTAATCATATTGTCCATGATTTCAGTCGGCTCACTCCAATAGCCAAAGCGGTTAACAGATAGAACATCCGCATGTTGCGCATAAGTTTCAACAAAAACTTTATTGGTTAATAGGTCGGTTTGGAATACGCGAGAGCCTAAATATAAGTGATTTGGTGCGTATTTTTTCATCGCAGCACTAACAGGTGCGTAGTAACTATCAACGTAATGCCTAAAAAACTCTTCTTTCTCTAATTCAGTGATGTTGTCTATTGTTACAGGATCTGAATTACCGCGAAACTCTTGCACCCAATTTACGGCATACAAATAGTTAAAGTGAGTTTTTGACTCTTCAAGGCTTAGCTTTAACACTTCCACATCAAAAGGCATTTCAATATCGACATACAAGCCTAAGAAGCGCGGGTCGCCATTATATTTTGATAAGTATTCACGTAGATCATTGTCAATAAAATCGGCATGATCTTCATGAAAAACAGGTAGGATTTTCAGATCTTTTGGACGCGGAAAACCAAGATAATCAGTAAACTCAGTAAGGGCATTTCTTACTGGGGTATAGTTCATCTTGTGCTCAGTCCTAACCATCTGCTCAGGTGTAACCGGGCCACCCCCAGTGTAAATACCAATGGATTTTAGATAAGGGAATTGTGTTTCAGCCCAGTGGTCAAAGTCTCTAAAAGGGGAGAACTCATCGAATGGGCCTGGTCTTAATGCCACCACACTAGACATAAAAGTTAAATGTCCATTAGGGTCAATCATCCACCAGCGGCCATTAATTTCTTCCACACGGAAAAAACCAGTCGCTTCGTACTGGGTACTTAAGAACCCGCCATATTCTGACAGTGGGGTTGATAGATCTTGCTGATAACCAGCGAGGTTATCAACAATAACAGTTGGCTCTTTCGTCCACACAAAGCCCGCATTAGATTTGGCCCTGTCTACATGAATGTATTTTTGGACATATTTTTCTGGGATAACCGCATAGCTGCGCAGAGGAATACCCACTATGAAAGATAGCAAGGTTAATTTTGCTATCTTTGATTCAAACTTTTTTTTCATGAAAATCACCACTAATAGTTAATTAATTTAGGAACAATTTCAGTGTGATGAGATCGTTACCTTATTTGTATAGTGCATGTTGCATCAAAAATTTAAAGTCAATCCCTTGTTTGGCTTTTGCGCTAAATGAAAAAGAAAAGGATTTGGCCTAGATATAATCTTACAGACATCATGTTGAAAAGTGGGTAACTGGCAGGTCAGGTACTAATTTAGTGTATGGCTGCATATTTTCAATGTTAGACATGAAAACTTCTCTTAACTCTATTTCTTATCGGTTGTCGCTGCATGCTGCTCGTATTTATTCCCAACGCAAGGAAGCTGAACTTCGGACGTTGTTCTTTTCAGATCTTGCATTCTGTCACTATGTTCTGATATGAGTTTTTTCCCTCCCATATAGTTTGGATATTTCGAGTTTATCTGATGTTCCAGAAGTTTTGGTTCCTGATTTAGCTGGTTATTAAGCGAAAGCGCCGTCTTACGAACAGCATCAAGCCAACGGGATAATGTCCGTATCACGATTGGTAGGCGCTCAGGGCCCACTACAATCAGTCCTACCAAGGAGATCTGTATCAATTCCCAAAAACTGATATCAAACACGTATCAAACCTACTCTTTATTTTGATGACTCTTCTTGGCAGGCCCATCAAACTGCTCCGCAAGTTTCTTTTGCACCTAGTCTTTATCAACAAATTCATTATCTTTTTCGGTGGAAGAACCTTCATCGTTGATCGTATTTTTGAAGCCCTTTACGGCGGAACCTAAGTCCCCCCCAAAAGTACGCAACTTATTGGTTCCGAACAATAGAACAATGATTAATGCAATAATTAGTAATTGCCAAATACTGATACCACCCATACTTGTTTTACCTCAACTAGTTGTGGTTAATTACGAACTCCCCCATCTGTAGTGCATACTTAATGATGATTATCGAAAGGTATGAAACCTACGTGATCCAATTTTAGCACTTTCTTTTAGCTACGATGGCTGCGCTGATTTACAGCCAATCGCTAATCAGTAATTTGGGCATATAGCCAGATGGGCAAGAAACTCGCGAAGCTTTGATTTTCTAAACCAGTACTCATAGTATACGGCTTAGGAAGTAGCCGTTTATTGGTTCAAACAGCTCCGAAAGAGTGGCAGTGTGGCTGGAGTAATACCACTACCCGAATTGGGATTTAGCGCAGGAAACAATGTGTTGATAGCGGTGTTACTTAGACCTAACCATGCTAGTAGTGATGCGTGTACCTGATCTGTTGATAGTGTTGGGATTACACGGGCTCGTGAAATCAAGTAAGGGCTTTGTGGTGATAAGTCAGGATATTCACCATAGAATTTTTTGCCAATTACATCACCGCCCATAATCAATGAGTGGCTTGCCCATCCATGATCCGTTCCCTTTGTGCCATTAGGGATTAATGTGCGTCCAAAGTCGGAATGAGTAAATGTAGTCACGTGATGTGATAACCCATGTACATTTAGAGCATTCTGGAAGGCAGCCATGGCTTGTGCTACTTCACCTAAAAGTCTTTCTTGCGTTTCAGCTTGGTTATTATGGGTATCAAAGCCACCAATTTTACAACTAAAATATTGAGCTGGCTGTTGGAATTGCTCACGATTTAGTATCATTTTAAATACGGCTTCTAACTGTTCACCAATCTTAGTGTCTGGGAACGATGTGCCTGTATTTGTTTCAAAAATGCCTTTATAGAGATCGTAATCTTCTAATGCATTTTGAGCTAAATTTGTATAGTGCCTTTCAAAAGGACTGCTATAGGCTTGGCTATTCTGTAATTTTTGATACAAGTCTCTTGATATATCATTGTTAAACATATCTTTTGGTAGGCTTGAACCAACAGAATTAGATTGTGCCTGCAAGCAGTTAGTCCAAATCTGTAACCCACCCATATCATACATAGGCGCATTGATCTCAGAAGCCCCAAGGACGATAGCTGCAAGTGCCCCAAAACCTTCTTTAGATAGCTGTTGTGTACAATGCGACTGGATCATTTGAGACTGATGGCTATGACTAAACAAGTGTGAAGGGCGAGTTAAGTCACTGTAATTTGATGCCGTTACTTTCTCTGTAAGTGTGCCAACATTAAGAATGGCTGCTAATTGGCCATCTTTCCAGTATGGTTCCAGTGCCTCCATTGCTGGGTGCATAGCTAATTCAGTTGGGTTGCTCTCGCTATTCAGTGGAATTGTGCTGCTCTTGTCAATAGCAAGGTAATCTCGCAAAGTTTGATATTGAGTGTAAGCAGAGCTTTCTGTCGGAACAAGCATATTGTATCCATCATTACCGCCGGCAAGATCAATACCAACGATAGCTTTATAGCCACCATCACAAGATGCTAGATTACTTGCTAGAGCAGGAAAAGCAGATAAATTTAGAGCGGCGACACCGGTGCCCGCTGCGCCCATTTGTAAAAAACGACGACGAGTAAGTTTCATTTTTAATTACCTCTGAATAGTGAATTCTGGAGAAATGAGTGAGTTCATAATGAGTGCTTTTATGTCTTGAGTTCGTCCTTCATGTCTTCTAGTACATTGACTTAGAAAATCAAAATAAGACTGTTTCGCATAGTCACTCATTTGGAAATCAAATAGATTCTCATTGAGATAATTCACCACCCCTTCATCATCAAAATTGTTATATAGCTCAAATAAGATTGGGTCTATATACTGCTCTCTCTCTTCGCTTTGAAGTCGCATATATGAGCCAAATAAACTGCCGTGTTCATAAAGGTTGTGCCACTGATATACGTTAAACTCAGGTGCTACTAAATTTTTGAATAGCTCATTATTCGGCTTATCATCTGGTTTATAGTGATAAAAAACAGAAGGCGCACCCATTGGCATTAAACGGCTGTATGCTGCTATCGCTGGCCAAACCTTATTTTCATTTGTGCGTCTAAGGCCAAAAGCTTTCATTGCATGGGTAAAGACAATAATAGGATCTCTCACCTTTACACACTTATCATCCGTTCTTAATGCATCCTTATCAGTTAAGATGGCTTTAGCTAATACCAGTAAATCACCACGAGACTCACTAAATGCATTGCGTACACGTCGAATGTAGTGAGGGCTCGGATTACTGGTTACCATCTTAGTGATAAAAAACTTGGCGACAAAAGTATAAAGCTGCTCACGACTCATTAATCTGTCTATTAGCATTTCAAGGTCTTGTTCCGCTGTTTGACCTGCAGGAAACGTTTTACCCAGAATAACTTTTGACCCCATATCATGTTCACCAGTCGGGACCATAGGTGCAGAGTATTTAATTGGAGTTGTGCGATCATGCCATTCCCAGCCAGTGAATACACGTGCTAATTCTTCGATATCTTCTTGAGTATAAGCAGGTCTTTCATTACCGTTTTCATCATACTTGACGCTACCATCCCAAGCTAATTGGGTAGTACCAAGTGTAAATAGTTGTAGCAGCTCTCGAGCATAGTTTTCATCAGGAGCAGTGCTCTCATTTGATACGTTATCCACGAACGTTAGATATTCGCCCATAATTGGTGATGTGGAAACAAAACGGATCACATCTGCAAAGTTACCAAGCCCATTGGTTAACAGGCCATCATAGTAATTGCACATGTATTCACGTCGACTATGGGGCGTTAGAGCAAGATCGTTTGTACTTACAACAAACAATTGCGATAGCACATAGGCTATGCGCTGTCTTAATAGGTCTTTCCCTTCCATGTTCAGGGCATCCCAGCTTGAGACATAAGCGTAAACACCATTCCAAGTATCTGCCGCTGCTGATTCCTTGTAGAGCTCGCGCCATGAACTTGCAGGAAGAAAGGCTTGCTCATCAATCCAATTTTCAATTCCACCTAGAGCAATTACTTGCTCAACGTCTTCTTTTCGATAACCTAGGGTACACTGCTTTAGGCTTCTCGCGGCATTTATATAATCAATATTCATACAGCTCCTCAACACTTAACATCTTATTTACACCACACTCACGGCACTAAGTTTTCTATAATTACCTGCTTATTCGAGGTTATTGATTTTCGTCAGTAATATAAAACTCCCTAGTTAAATAAACTTTTTCAAGTCAGAAGAACTTAAAACGTATTCGATTATTAGTTCGCAACACGTGCCACTGAAAATAGGACAACAAAATATGAAGTTTTAGGACCAACATCAGCCTGTCACACAAACTTTTACAAACTAGAACTTGAAAATGTTTCATAATGTAACAAGTTCAATATCGAATAATGGCTTTGGTACAACCATGCTAGAAGGGAGGTGCGTCAATCACATCAAAGCCCTTCCAAGCGACAAGGCTTTCGTGAGCTTCTCGGTACTTGATAGATAACTGTTGAAGTAGAAAATTGGCATGAGACTAAGACGGTTAATGGGGGTATCAGATCGTAGCTTCTTGATTTAGTTCCACCGATTTACGAAACATATCAAAGTTTCATATGAACTAAGTAAATAAATCTTATAAAAGAGCTTTGTTTACTTTGTGAACAAAGGAACTATCCTTATACCAAAGAGTTGACAGCGAACATTAGAATCAATTACTTACCTGCTGGATGTTCGAGTAACAACATGGAGATTAAAATTGGCAGAATTTTTCAAAGGTAATCAAGTTGTGAAGTTGCTTTGTCTAGCGGCTGATGATTTGAAATTAGTACAAGGTGGAAGTGCTTTGCAGCTTTACAACCCTAGTATAAACTATAACGTCATAGATAATATACATTGCTTTTACGAATCGTACTTTAAGCTAATAAGCATCAATCATATAGACAAAATTGTAAGATATGTACTATCTTCAGATGTGGCCTTTATTGACAGGGAAAATGAATTAAACAGCCTGGCTAGTGTGTGTTCTTTATTATCTTCAGCTACTCCCGAGTGTCAAAATATATTTATTACTTTTAGTTGTAATAAGATTGTAATCAGTTGCATTAGAAGCTCAAGTATTCCTTTTTCATATTTTGCTTACACTTTAAGTTGTTCTTTACTTATTGAAACACTTAATCTATTTACTAAGCCACGTCGTAATATAACTATTGATCTATATAAACCATTGAAGTTTTATTTCCCTAATGTAAATTATCGTCAACATAAGAATGTTGAAGATGGACGTTTGTTTGATATTGTGATTCATCAGAATACAAATGGTTGACTGAAAGCTTTATTAGGACGGTGATGTGCGGATACCATCAAGGCCAGAGGACAAAGATTGCTCGCGAATAGTCCGGATACATTGACGCAAACGACTACTGAAATCGAACCTCTCTTGTAATTTAGGAGCAGACCATACATTTTGTAGTACTTCCTTGTCCATCTTTAGTTGCTCGATCTCCTTCTTGAGCCTGGAGATCTCCCTTTGTTCGTCAGTAATGGGCTTGGCTTAAACAGGATTGCCATCCTGTTCATCACGAACCTGGCGAACCCATTTGCCAAGACTGGAAACACCGACCTCAAGGGCCTTGGCAACATCAGTAACAGAGCGGCCCTAGTTAATAACCATCTGAACAGCTTCCATCTTGTACTCGGCACTGAAGCGGCGTCGTGATTTCTTAGTTATTTTGTCACCCGTAGTAATGCGAGATGATGATATCACTTGTTATCAGGTGGTCAAATTTAGTGTGCCACTACACTTATCCCAGTTGTATGCTGCTACTTCATAACCCGTCAGGTAGTCCTTTTCAGAAGAGTTCACAATATCATGATGGGGTAACCTATCGTCCCAACCTAGTACTTGTTAGCTGCAACCTTTTCCGCTGGGGAGCAGCTGACGTTATCCTAGATGCACTACAAGCGGACGCTATGAGCAATGATGATGACTACCTTGATGTCTTCTACACCATAGAAAGGAATTTGCACTACGCAGACTATCCCGGCGCCTCGGCAAATGCCGTTATATCACTCACTCCAAGAGGCTTTCATTCTAGAGACTGATTGTTGGGCATATTATAAAAGAAAAAAGTGCCACCCTCTCTTGAAAGTGGCTTTATTTGCAAGTAATAAGTGCGGATGATTTTTTATTATAATATAAATTCGCTATGCTAAAAGAAATTCAGTGAGTGTAGTGATGTTCACTGATAACTGCAAGCCGCTATTTTATTGGTGCTTTGGTCAAAGACTCATCAAGCTGATCATTGATCTCTATATAGTTTTTTCCTTCAACATCAAAAATTGATGGCTTCTCTGTTATTGGGTTTTCACCTGTCCAGAACTCAATAGAGTTAAAAACCAGATAGTCGACAGTTGTCGTTGCGGCATAGACTGGTGCCATAGCGATGTTTAATCCGCCACGAGCATAACGGTTATCGACAGCATCCATATTGAACTCCATCGTTTTATTCGTAACGGCCATTTGCCCGGCACAGCCTGATAATGTAAGTAAAGCAAATAGTGATAAAGCAGCTTTCATAACTTCCTCAAATTTTATTTTGTATAGGTTCACTTCATGAATCTATACGACATATAGTAAAATTGAATTGAAATATACTTTTAACTTAACCTCAATATTGAATTTTCATGCTCCCAAAATTGAGTAATATAATCCAGGGTTTTGTATCAAGGTTCATAATAGGAATAAAATCAATGATTATAATCAAATATGAGTTTTCAGTGGCTCGTTAATTAAAATTTAAAAAAGTTATTTTAAAAGGATAGTAACACCAAAAATATAACGACGTATAGAAAAGGTATAAATAAATGAACCACGGATTTTCACCAAAAGCGGCTATGTTAGCATGTTTGCTAATTTCATCTGCATCAATGGCTAGTGACAGAAATCAGTCAATTGATGCCGGTGTTACATTTATTGGTGATATGGAAATGGCTACACTAGGGTATAGTAAAACACTCGCTCATAACATTGTTACTAGTGCAGGTTTCATGATTGGAAATGATGAATATGATTTCAATTTGCCTGAAGGGATGAGTGATGATCAAGATGCATGGGGACTTTATACATCTGTAGGATATAAAATCGAAATCGCTGAATTTGATATTATACCAAAAATTAGCCTTAACTATTTAAATGCGGATGTGAATTTTAAAGATGAGAGTGGCTCTGAATTTAGTGCGTTAAACATCGATAATGTCTATGGTTCAATTGGTGGAACAGTTAACTGGCGTATGGTGGGAATTACAGTTGACTATGGTAAGATACAAGAGAGCAATGTCATGCTCCCAGGACAATCAGAACCAAATGATATAGAGGAAGATGTGGTTCGTGTAATGGCTAGTTTCAATTTTTAATTAGTTAAAAATATAATATAAGCTCTTATCAACTTGATTTAGTAGTAGCCATATTATTAGATGATAAAAAACCTCTTCGGCATAACCGAAGAGGTTTTTTTGAATATAATTTTTATGGGTGATGAATGTTATTATTTCAGCTATATTAAACCTGTACTGCAATGAGGCAACGGCTATTACGAAATTAAATTAGTTAAACTTTACGGTTACTGGAAGTCCTTCAATTTCTAACTGTTCGGGGATTCTTTCATCAAGAACTAACTTTACTTTTAGCATGCTTTTCTGCCCTTCAAAGGGATCGGCCAGAGAAGATGGAATCTTATCGGATAACTCAACCTTTTGTCCTACATGAGCCATCAAAGTATGGCCACTAGCAAATTGTATTTCGGCCTTTTTTCCTAGCTGTACTTGTTCAATGAACTTAGGTGAAACATAGGAAATAACTTGATAATGATATGTGCTGGAATACAGAGCTAACGGCATCTGCTTAAAAACTCTATCGCCTTTTTTTACCAATATATCAATGATTTGTCCGTTTTTTGGTGCTGTCGGTTGAAGTTGGCTCAATTTACTATTCATCTCTGCCAACTCACGATTAATTTCATTTTTCGCCATCGATAGGGGGCCTGAAGATGAAAGCTCTTGGATTTTTCTCATCTCATCAATTTTTTTCTGCAAGGCCTGTTGATAGCTCAGTTTAGACTGGGTGAAAATTTGCAGTACTGCCGCAAACTCTGCGCTAGAGACTAGGTTCTGTGTTTTGTACTTCTCATATTCAAGGTAAACTTTTTCTTGTTTTCTAGTAGCCTCAAGTGCTATGCGAATTTCTTCATTAAGTGCAGTGATTTTTACCTTATTATAGCTCTCCCAATCAAACTCTAGCTGCATTAATTGATTTTGTCGTTCAGCAATACTTGATTGAAGCGATGACGAGATGACTTTCATAAGCTTGTTTCCTTGTTTTACGTCTTCGCCGATGCTGAAATAAATCTCATCAATCGTACCTTCGCCGCTGGCAACGATAAGTTGCGGTTCAGTTGTAACAATGCCAGGTGCCGATGTGACTATCCAATCATGGCTTATATACCAAATTAATAAAGCAACAGGACTAAATGTTAATAGCAGGATAAAGTACCAGCGTATCTTAAATGCGACCCTCGTAACCGAAGTATATGGGACCTTTACGCCTGCATCTATTTGTGCATTATTCTTTTTAGGTGAGTTGAAGACTACTTTCATTTATTCCTCTCGCTCTTTGTTACTTTCCATAAATGAAATTTATGCCCTCGTTTAATTACCCACCAAGGCGCCATTCCACTCTCTTCGTGCGAACGCCTGAATAATTCATTAAGTATTGCTACGGTTGCCCACATCCGGATTGAAAATGTATAAATAGGGTAGGCGAGCAGCCACAACAACAACTTGAGATCCTTAAAGGGTTTTTCGGAGATTACGACAATAATGTAAATGTAACTGAAAGCACTAATTATCAAATGAATAATATATAGCAGCAGCAATATTGCAGCGATGTATTTTGAGGGGTAGGTGAATACTAACCACCACAGGTGAATTGTCATCAAGAGCGGCAAAAGAATGCT
Proteins encoded:
- the tatB gene encoding Sec-independent protein translocase protein TatB, which gives rise to MFDISFWELIQISLVGLIVVGPERLPIVIRTLSRWLDAVRKTALSLNNQLNQEPKLLEHQINSKYPNYMGGKKLISEHSDRMQDLKRTTSEVQLPCVGNKYEQHAATTDKK
- a CDS encoding DUF1501 domain-containing protein, translated to MKLTRRRFLQMGAAGTGVAALNLSAFPALASNLASCDGGYKAIVGIDLAGGNDGYNMLVPTESSAYTQYQTLRDYLAIDKSSTIPLNSESNPTELAMHPAMEALEPYWKDGQLAAILNVGTLTEKVTASNYSDLTRPSHLFSHSHQSQMIQSHCTQQLSKEGFGALAAIVLGASEINAPMYDMGGLQIWTNCLQAQSNSVGSSLPKDMFNNDISRDLYQKLQNSQAYSSPFERHYTNLAQNALEDYDLYKGIFETNTGTSFPDTKIGEQLEAVFKMILNREQFQQPAQYFSCKIGGFDTHNNQAETQERLLGEVAQAMAAFQNALNVHGLSHHVTTFTHSDFGRTLIPNGTKGTDHGWASHSLIMGGDVIGKKFYGEYPDLSPQSPYLISRARVIPTLSTDQVHASLLAWLGLSNTAINTLFPALNPNSGSGITPATLPLFRSCLNQ
- a CDS encoding DUF1800 family protein — encoded protein: MNIDYINAARSLKQCTLGYRKEDVEQVIALGGIENWIDEQAFLPASSWRELYKESAAADTWNGVYAYVSSWDALNMEGKDLLRQRIAYVLSQLFVVSTNDLALTPHSRREYMCNYYDGLLTNGLGNFADVIRFVSTSPIMGEYLTFVDNVSNESTAPDENYARELLQLFTLGTTQLAWDGSVKYDENGNERPAYTQEDIEELARVFTGWEWHDRTTPIKYSAPMVPTGEHDMGSKVILGKTFPAGQTAEQDLEMLIDRLMSREQLYTFVAKFFITKMVTSNPSPHYIRRVRNAFSESRGDLLVLAKAILTDKDALRTDDKCVKVRDPIIVFTHAMKAFGLRRTNENKVWPAIAAYSRLMPMGAPSVFYHYKPDDKPNNELFKNLVAPEFNVYQWHNLYEHGSLFGSYMRLQSEEREQYIDPILFELYNNFDDEGVVNYLNENLFDFQMSDYAKQSYFDFLSQCTRRHEGRTQDIKALIMNSLISPEFTIQR
- a CDS encoding DUF3332 family protein, with translation MKAALSLFALLTLSGCAGQMAVTNKTMEFNMDAVDNRYARGGLNIAMAPVYAATTTVDYLVFNSIEFWTGENPITEKPSIFDVEGKNYIEINDQLDESLTKAPIK
- a CDS encoding autotransporter domain-containing protein, with product MNHGFSPKAAMLACLLISSASMASDRNQSIDAGVTFIGDMEMATLGYSKTLAHNIVTSAGFMIGNDEYDFNLPEGMSDDQDAWGLYTSVGYKIEIAEFDIIPKISLNYLNADVNFKDESGSEFSALNIDNVYGSIGGTVNWRMVGITVDYGKIQESNVMLPGQSEPNDIEEDVVRVMASFNF
- a CDS encoding hemolysin D, with the translated sequence MKVVFNSPKKNNAQIDAGVKVPYTSVTRVAFKIRWYFILLLTFSPVALLIWYISHDWIVTSAPGIVTTEPQLIVASGEGTIDEIYFSIGEDVKQGNKLMKVISSSLQSSIAERQNQLMQLEFDWESYNKVKITALNEEIRIALEATRKQEKVYLEYEKYKTQNLVSSAEFAAVLQIFTQSKLSYQQALQKKIDEMRKIQELSSSGPLSMAKNEINRELAEMNSKLSQLQPTAPKNGQIIDILVKKGDRVFKQMPLALYSSTYHYQVISYVSPKFIEQVQLGKKAEIQFASGHTLMAHVGQKVELSDKIPSSLADPFEGQKSMLKVKLVLDERIPEQLEIEGLPVTVKFN